The Vicia villosa cultivar HV-30 ecotype Madison, WI linkage group LG1, Vvil1.0, whole genome shotgun sequence genome includes a region encoding these proteins:
- the LOC131624898 gene encoding uncharacterized protein LOC131624898: MPTEDEEIGNATGDAVPVLPRTSSNARRPSRRADPFLIVCRCFSLITAIAVILCIAVNVLSAIRSFRNPNSIFDGIFRCYAVIIAVFAVLVETEWSFIIKFWQILEYWAARGMLQIFVAVMTRAFPDYDGERKDLVILQNIACYLLISCGLVYVVSGILCVGFLKRHLQKKEITREQAAKDLEELERRREELESLLVTE, translated from the exons ATGCCTACAGAGGACGAAGAGATCGGAAACGCGACCGGAGACGCCGTGCCGGTCCTACCTCGAACTTCGAGCAACGCAAGACGACCGTCACGAAGAGCAGATCCTTTCCTCATTGTCTGTAGGTGTTTCAGTTTGATTACCGCCATAGCTGTAATTCTCTGCATCGCCGTCAACGTTCTCTCCGCTATTCGCTCCTTCAGAAACCCTAACTCT ATTTTCGATGGCATATTTCGGTGTTATGCTGTTATCATTGCGGTTTTTGCGGTTCTTGTTGAGACTGAATGGAGTTTCATTATTAAGTTCTGGCAG ATTCTGGAGTATTGGGCTGCCAGAGGTATGCTGCAGATATT CGTGGCAGTGATGACCAGGGCTTTCCCTGACTATGATGGGGAGCGAAAAGATCTTGTTATTCTTCAAAACATTGCATGCTATTTGCTTATTTCTTGTGGCCTAGTTTACGTTGTCTCG GGAATCCTTTGCGTCGGTTTTCTAAAACGTCATCTCCAGAAGAAGGAGATCACTAGAGAGCAAGCAGCCAAGGATCTTGAG GAGTTGGAACGTCGTAGAGAAGAACTTGAATCGCTGCTTGTGACAGAATAG